The following proteins come from a genomic window of Macadamia integrifolia cultivar HAES 741 chromosome 14, SCU_Mint_v3, whole genome shotgun sequence:
- the LOC122061202 gene encoding non-specific lipid transfer protein GPI-anchored 5-like isoform X3 — translation MATKAMEIGISLVAVLMAMLWVGASAQSSCTNVLVSMSPCLNYITGNSSTPSSSCCSQLASVVKSQPQCLCQVLSGGGSSLGININKTQALALPDACNVQTPSVSKCNGTSPSPAKTPSTPSSGTGSKTVPSTDASSSDGSICKLSFSLLFFLLFVTSYTSTFASF, via the exons ATGGCAACAAAAGCAATGGAAATCGGAATCAGTCTGGTAGCAGTTCTCATGGCCATGCTCTGGGTAGGAGCTTCAGCTCAATCCAGTTGCACAAATGTGCTTGTCAGCATGTCTCCATGCCTCAACTACATCACAGGGAACTCATCAACTCCATCTTCCTCATGCTGCTCTCAGCTTGCCAGTGTTGTGAAGTCACAACCACAGTGTCTCTGCCAGGTCCTCAGCGGTGGAGGCTCTTCGTTGGGAATCAACATCAACAAGACCCAGGCACTGGCACTCCCCGATGCCTGCAATGTCCAAACTCCATCTGTTAGCAAGTGCAATGGTA CTTCACCATCACCAGCAAAAACACCAAGCACTCCATCATCAG GAACTGGATCCAAGACTGTCCCATCAACAGACGCATCATCATCAGATGGAAGCATTTGCAAATTGTCATTTTCTTTGctattcttccttctctttgttACATCATATACTTCAACCTTCGCCAGCTTCTAA
- the LOC122061202 gene encoding non-specific lipid transfer protein GPI-anchored 5-like isoform X1, with protein sequence MATKAMEIGISLVAVLMAMLWVGASAQSSCTNVLVSMSPCLNYITGNSSTPSSSCCSQLASVVKSQPQCLCQVLSGGGSSLGININKTQALALPDACNVQTPSVSKCNGTASPSPAKTPSTPSSGTGSKTVPSTDASSSDGSICKLSFSLLFFLLFVTSYTSTFASF encoded by the exons ATGGCAACAAAAGCAATGGAAATCGGAATCAGTCTGGTAGCAGTTCTCATGGCCATGCTCTGGGTAGGAGCTTCAGCTCAATCCAGTTGCACAAATGTGCTTGTCAGCATGTCTCCATGCCTCAACTACATCACAGGGAACTCATCAACTCCATCTTCCTCATGCTGCTCTCAGCTTGCCAGTGTTGTGAAGTCACAACCACAGTGTCTCTGCCAGGTCCTCAGCGGTGGAGGCTCTTCGTTGGGAATCAACATCAACAAGACCCAGGCACTGGCACTCCCCGATGCCTGCAATGTCCAAACTCCATCTGTTAGCAAGTGCAATGGTA CAGCTTCACCATCACCAGCAAAAACACCAAGCACTCCATCATCAG GAACTGGATCCAAGACTGTCCCATCAACAGACGCATCATCATCAGATGGAAGCATTTGCAAATTGTCATTTTCTTTGctattcttccttctctttgttACATCATATACTTCAACCTTCGCCAGCTTCTAA
- the LOC122061202 gene encoding non-specific lipid transfer protein GPI-anchored 5-like isoform X2 codes for MATKAMEIGISLVAVLMAMLWVGASAQSSCTNVLVSMSPCLNYITGNSSTPSSSCCSQLASVVKSQPQCLCQVLSGGGSSLGININKTQALALPDACNVQTPSVSKCNAASPSPAKTPSTPSSGTGSKTVPSTDASSSDGSICKLSFSLLFFLLFVTSYTSTFASF; via the exons ATGGCAACAAAAGCAATGGAAATCGGAATCAGTCTGGTAGCAGTTCTCATGGCCATGCTCTGGGTAGGAGCTTCAGCTCAATCCAGTTGCACAAATGTGCTTGTCAGCATGTCTCCATGCCTCAACTACATCACAGGGAACTCATCAACTCCATCTTCCTCATGCTGCTCTCAGCTTGCCAGTGTTGTGAAGTCACAACCACAGTGTCTCTGCCAGGTCCTCAGCGGTGGAGGCTCTTCGTTGGGAATCAACATCAACAAGACCCAGGCACTGGCACTCCCCGATGCCTGCAATGTCCAAACTCCATCTGTTAGCAAGTGCAATG CAGCTTCACCATCACCAGCAAAAACACCAAGCACTCCATCATCAG GAACTGGATCCAAGACTGTCCCATCAACAGACGCATCATCATCAGATGGAAGCATTTGCAAATTGTCATTTTCTTTGctattcttccttctctttgttACATCATATACTTCAACCTTCGCCAGCTTCTAA
- the LOC122061202 gene encoding non-specific lipid transfer protein GPI-anchored 5-like isoform X4, which translates to MATKAMEIGISLVAVLMAMLWVGASAQSSCTNVLVSMSPCLNYITGNSSTPSSSCCSQLASVVKSQPQCLCQVLSGGGSSLGININKTQALALPDACNVQTPSVSKCNASPSPAKTPSTPSSGTGSKTVPSTDASSSDGSICKLSFSLLFFLLFVTSYTSTFASF; encoded by the exons ATGGCAACAAAAGCAATGGAAATCGGAATCAGTCTGGTAGCAGTTCTCATGGCCATGCTCTGGGTAGGAGCTTCAGCTCAATCCAGTTGCACAAATGTGCTTGTCAGCATGTCTCCATGCCTCAACTACATCACAGGGAACTCATCAACTCCATCTTCCTCATGCTGCTCTCAGCTTGCCAGTGTTGTGAAGTCACAACCACAGTGTCTCTGCCAGGTCCTCAGCGGTGGAGGCTCTTCGTTGGGAATCAACATCAACAAGACCCAGGCACTGGCACTCCCCGATGCCTGCAATGTCCAAACTCCATCTGTTAGCAAGTGCAATG CTTCACCATCACCAGCAAAAACACCAAGCACTCCATCATCAG GAACTGGATCCAAGACTGTCCCATCAACAGACGCATCATCATCAGATGGAAGCATTTGCAAATTGTCATTTTCTTTGctattcttccttctctttgttACATCATATACTTCAACCTTCGCCAGCTTCTAA
- the LOC122062130 gene encoding non-specific lipid transfer protein GPI-anchored 5-like: MAAMKGFEMGLVAIALTMLWVGAMAQSSCTNAIVGMAPCLNYITGNSSNPSSSCCQQLSSVVQSQPQCLCQVLNGGGAALGIAINQTLALALPGACNVQTPSVSACNTVNGPSTSPATSESPVGSPTASTFSNGNTDSTTTTPVSDSPSGTGSTTVPSTGVNASEGTRISRSSPLHLVILALFLASFASTLTSF, from the exons atggCAGCAATGAAAGGATTCGAGATGGGTCTAGTAGCAATAGCTTTGACAATGCTTTGGGTGGGAGCTATGGCTCAATCAAGTTGCACAAACGCCATTGTTGGCATGGCACCTTGTCTTAACTATATTACAGGAAACTCATCaaacccatcttcttcttgctgCCAACAGCTTTCAAGTGTCGTTCAATCTCAGCCTCAATGCCTCTGCCAAGTTCTTAATGGTGGTGGTGCAGCTTTGGGCATTGCCATTAATCAAACACTTGCTTTGGCACTCCCTGGTGCTTGCAATGTCCAGACTCCATCAGTTAGTGCCTGCAATA CTGTTAATGGACCATCTACTTCACCGGCGACATCGGAATCTCCTGTGGGTTCTCCAACAGCTAGTACTTTCTCTAATGGAAATACAGATTCTACAACTACTACTCCAGTGTCAGACTCTCCTTCAG GAACTGGGTCAACGACGGTACCATCTACGGGGGTTAATGCATCTGAAGGAACTAGAATTAGTAGATCATCACCACTTCATCTTGTTATTCTGGCTCTGTTCTTGGCTTCATTTGCTTCAACTCTCACCagcttttga
- the LOC122062097 gene encoding non-specific lipid transfer protein GPI-anchored 20-like, with translation MEGLKGFQLCFIAISSMALMMSIMPVFGQINTGCTNTMITGFSPCLSYITGSSANGSSPTSACCKSLSSLVRSNMECACLVITGNVPIILPINRTLTVSLPSACNMSSVPLQCKAAGSPLAAPGPPAFGPTLPPTASLSPSPTASAIPESTGPALAPQPETTTGLPPVSSPVSSEGPAAAGIRPVLTPSAAYPSHSSSPFLLSFVIGVVVLNYH, from the exons ATGGAGGGGCTCAAGGGTTTTCAGTTGTGCTTCATTGCCATCTCTTCAATGGCATTAATGATGTCTATAATGCCAGTATTTGGGCAGATCAATACTGGATGCACAAACACAATGATCACTGGCTTCTCCCCATGCTTGAGTTACATTACAGGAAGTAGTGCTAATGGGTCTTCACCCACTTCTGCTTGTTGTAAATCACTTAGTTCACTTGTGAGAAGTAACATGGAATGTGCTTGCCTCGTCATCACCGGAAATGTTCCTATTATTTTACCCATCAATCGGACCCTCACGGTCTCCCTCCCTAGTGCTTGTAACATGTCCAGCGTCCCCTTACAGTGCAAAG CCGCTGGTTCTCCTCTTGCTGCTCCAG GTCCTCCGGCATTTGGGCCAACTCTGCCTCCCACTGCTTCCCTTTCCCCTAGTCCTACAG CTTCTGCAATCCCGGAATCAACGGGTCCAGCTCTGGCACCACAACCGGAAACCACTACAGGATTACCTCCAGTATCTTCACCGGTGAGCTCAGAAGGTCCGGCAGCAGCAGGGATCCGGCCAGTATTGACCCCATCAGCTGCCTATCCCTCCCACAGTTCCTCACCATTTCTCCTATCATTTGTCATTGGAGTCGTGGTTTTGAACTACCATTGA
- the LOC122060769 gene encoding non-specific lipid transfer protein GPI-anchored 10-like translates to MGSSGLVLARSTWLSTLLLPCVLLLILPSMVKAQFPGCSTQGLVGLDHLEPCLNYQVKSSTDACCQVLDQMVKDGYNCMCLLLSSTSTTSSLSSAPLSLPFANCYIYVPPLRQCPGNTNVPAPLVLPPNINGSEPMNPPSSMATNFTPPPPPSPPLLDATILTPPPPPPSPQLPLPLPPPLGIQTLMNLTQGKSITTVVEEEPHSNNNGPLNSTVPYNNGGFVKSYMYSGESTKQVKIWNYLWVVWVVVILLQTCIL, encoded by the exons ATGGGATCAAGTGGACTGGTTTTGGCAAGAAGTACATGGCTTTCAACATTGCTGCTACCGTgtgttcttcttcttattctaccTTCCATGGTTAAAGCCCAATTCCCTGGTTGTTCCACCCAAGGTTTGGTAGGCCTAGACCACCTTGAACCTTGCTTGAATTACCAAGTTAAAAGCTCCACGGATGCTTGCTGCCAAGTTCTTGATCAAATGGTCAAGGACGGATATAACTGTATGTGCTTGTTATTATCTTCCACCTCCACCACAAGCTCACTCTCAAGTGCCCCACTTTCATTGCCATTTGCTAATTGTTACATCTATGTACCTCCTTTGAGGCAATGTCCAGGCAACACAAACG TCCCAGCTCCACTGGTTCTCCCACCCAACATCAATGGCAGTGAACCCATGAATCCACCTTCTTCCATGGCAACCAACTTCACACCGCCAcctccaccatcaccaccactgctTGATGCCACCATCCTcacgccaccaccaccaccgccatcACCTCaactgccactgccactgccaccaCCGCTTGGCATACAGACGTTGATGAACTTGACTCAGGGTAAGAGCATCACAACAGTAGTAGAGGAAGAGCCACATTCCAACAACAATGGTCCATTAAATTCGACCGTGCCTTACAATAATGGCGGTTTTGTGAAGTCATACATGTACAGTGGAGAGTCCACAAAACAAGTCAAGATCTGGAACTACCTCTGGGTGGTTTGGGTTGTAGTGATTCTTCTTCAGACATGCATTCTGTAA
- the LOC122061582 gene encoding probable RNA helicase SDE3, with product MGSIRGDDWDEECSYIGDKGEIGFIDYEDDKSVCSYNPHDEGPIVISVPFPFNRGKPQSVFVGETAAHSITIHNTTSEPVELWAVKIYCSTPADSYTLSLMEPPSVNSDMETIRGFLESFSLEDRVLQPGQILKIWLSCKPKDIGLHTTVVHFDVGDDRIERVVFLLVEDKVAQSLSADKPYSRAPRRKQFAVKEYVAGSRPARGAPIRSFKYRLPHYEIPKDLRDMLESKKVPYVITEGLTRENYVEYFNVLLIMEELHMEEEMRGHDMECVTMKKRGAQFLALEVPGLAEKRPSLVYGDYVFAKLAASDLDDNAPPYQGFIHRVEADEVLLKFADEFHQRHCDTNMYNVRFSYNRVNMRRQYQAVSSAQSLDNVLLFPSQRSNKRVIDTNPMVPLNQTLNEEQMVSVEMILGCKGAPPYVIHGPPGTGKTMTLVEAILQLYTNGKTARILVCAASNCAADHILERLTSKDIIEVRENEIFRLNAQNRPYEDLHPDHIRFCFFEDLIFKCPPLRALMRYRIIVSTYMSASLLYGEGIKRGHFSHIFLDEAGQASEPETMIPISHLCRRETIVVLAGDPMQLGPVVYSRDAETYGLGKSYLERLFECECYYSEDGNFVTKLVRNYRCHPSILELPSRLFYKGELIACKEETNASMCSWLDILPNKEFPVMFIGIQGCDEREGNNPSWFNRIEASKVVEIITKLRTMGDVNESDVGIITPYRQQVLKLKKALENLDMLDLKVGSVEQFQGQEREFIIVSTVRSTVKHNEFDRAHCLGFLSNPRRFNVAITRAKSLLIIVGNPHIICKDPYWAKILWHCSDNNSYQGCPLPERLEDPKEYWDGEDNTQPSDNAAWGDESFQPQVEETPQPVTDEAEWSDGWK from the exons ATGGGTAGCATTAGGGGTGACGATTGGGATGAGGAATGCTCTTACATTGGAGACAAAGGAGAGATTGGATTTATTGATTACGAGGATGATAAATCAGTATGCAGCTACAATCCGCATGATGAAGGCCCAATTGTTATTTCTGTCCCATTCCCTTTTAACCGTGGAAAGCCTCAATCCGTATTTGTAGGGGAAACAGCTGCACATTCTATCACGATACATAATACCACCTCTGAACCAGTTGAACTTTGGGCAGTTAAGATTTACTGTTCAACCCCTGCAGACTCTTACACACTATCGTTGATGGAACCTCCTTCAGTGAATTCAGATATGGAGACCATTCGAGGCTTCTTAGAATCTTTTTCCTTGGAAGATAGAGTCCTTCAGCCAGGCCAGATTCTCAAAATATGGTTATCATGCAAACCGAAGGACATTGGTTTGCACACGACAGTGGTGCATTTTGATGTTGGTGATGACAGGATAGAGCgggttgtttttcttttggttgaagATAAGGTTGCCCAATCTCTGTCTGCAGACAAGCCATATTCAAGAGCCCCCCGAAGGAAACAATTTGCAGTTAAGGAGTATGTGGCAGGTTCTCGTCCTGCAAGGGGAGCACCAATACGAAGTTTCAAGTATAGGCTTCCTCATTATGAGATCCCAAAAGACCTTAGGGATATGTTGGAGAGTAAAAAAGTCCCTTATGTTATCACAGAAGGTCTAACAAGGGAGAATTATGTTGAATACTTCAATGTTTTATTGATTATGGAAGAATTACATATGGAG GAAGAAATGAGGGGCCATGACATGGAATGTGTCACCATGAAGAAGAGGGGAGCTCAATTCTTGGCCCTTGAGGTACCTGGACTGGCTGAGAAAAGACCTTCATTGGTCTACGGTGACTATGTTTTTGCCAAGCTTGCTGCTTCAGATCTAGATGACAATGCCCCACCATAtcag GGGTTCATACATCGTGTTGAGGCTGACGAAGTGTTGTTGAAGTTTGCCGATGAATTCCACCAGCGGCACTGTGACACTAACATGTACAATGTTAGATTCAGTTACAATAGGGTGAATATGAGAAGGCAATATCAGGCTGTTTCTTCAGCACAAAGTTTAGACAATGTTCTCCTCTTTCCATCGCAACGATCCAATAAGAGGGTGATCGATACAAACCCAATGGTTCCCTTGAATCAAACTCTCAATGAAGAGCAAATGGTTTCGGTTGAAATGATACTGGGTTGCAAAGGAGCACCACCTTATGTGATTCATGGGCCACCAGGTACAGGTAAAACCATGACATTGGTGGAAGCAATCTTACAGCTTTATACAAATGGAAAGACAGCCAGGATTCTTGTTTGTGCGGCCTCTAATTGTGCAGCAGATCACATATTAGAGAGGCTCACCTCTAAGGATATTATTGAAGTTCGGGAGAATGAGATATTCAGGTTAAATGCTCAAAACCGTCCTTATGAGGACCTTCACCCTGACCATATCCGTTTTTGCTTCTTTGAGGATCTGATCTTCAAGTGTCCTCCATTGAGGGCTTTGATGCGCTACAGGATCATTGTATCCACTTATATGAGTGCATCTCTGCTATATGGTGAAGGCATCAAACGAGGCCActtctctcatattttcttggatgaggCTGGCCAAGCTTCTGAGCCAGAGACAATGATCCCTATTTCACATCTTTGCCGAAGGGAAACTATTGTTGTTTTGGCTGGAGATCCAATGCAATTAGGCCCCGTTGTCTACTCCAGAGATGCAGAGACATACGGTTTAGGAAAATCATACCTAGAAAGGCTCTTTGAATGTGAATGCTACTACAGTGAGGATGGAAATTTTGTCACAAAACTGGTGAGGAATTATCGATGCCATCCATCAATCCTGGAATTACCTTCAAGGCTCTTCTATAAGGGGGAATTGATTGCCTGTAAAGAAGAGACAAATGCCTCTATGTGTTCTTGGTTGGATATCCTTCCTAACAAAGAGTTTCCAGTTATGTTCATTGGAATTCAAGGATGTGATGAAAGGGAAGGAAATAATCCATCGTGGTTTAATCGAATTGAGGCTAGCAAGGTTGTAGAGATCATCACGAAGCTGAGAACAATGGGCGATGTGAACGAGTCAGATGTTGGGATAATAACTCCTTATCGCCAGCAAGTACTTAAGTTAAAGAAAGCCCTTGAAAATCTGGATATGCTGGATCTAAAGGTTGGGAGTGTGGAACAATTTCAGGGACAAGAAAGGGAATTCATAATTGTCTCTACTGTCAGATCTACAGTCAAGCACAATGAATTTGATAGAGCACATTGTTTGGGATTTCTTAGCAATCCCAGGAGATTTAATGTTGCTATTACTCGTGCGAAATCTTTGCTCATAATTGTTGGTAACCCGCATATTATCTGCAAG GATCCATATTGGGCTAAGATTTTATGGCATTGCTCTGACAACAACTCTTATCAGGGTTGTCCTCTCCCTGAAAGGCTAGAGGATCCCAAGGAATATTGGGATGGTGAAGACAATACACAGCCCTCTGACAATGCAGCATGGGGTGATGAATCCTTCCAGCCCCAGGTAGAAGAGACACCTCAGCCAGTTACTGATGAAGCTGAATGGTCAGATGGGTGGAAGTAA